CATGAGAGTGTTGTTATGGATCTCTGCCAAGTATTGGACCAAGAGTTGGACGCTTTGGAGATAGAAACTGTACAGAAGGAGACAATTCATCCAAGGAAGAGTTATAAAATGAACAGCTCTTGTGCTGATGTTCTTCTATTTGCTGCTCATAAATGGCCAATGTCTAAGCCTAGCCTGGTTGCAGAGTCGAAGGATATGTTCGACCAGAAAGCGAGTAACAAGTATTGGATAGATGTGCAACTTCGATGGGGAGATTATGACTCTCATGATATTGAGCGTTATACTAGGGCCAAATTCATGGACTATACAACTGACAACATGTCTATCTATCCATCTCCAACAGgtatttattactttttccattttactttgttttgttagtcTTTACTTTTCTGCAGTATGTATCAAATTTTCTTACTAAATCTGTGCAGGTGTAATGATTGGGCTTGATCTGGCATACAACCTGCATTCTGCCTTTGGTAATTGGTTCCCTGGATCAAAGCCTCTTCTTGCTCAAGCGATGAACAAGATCATGAAGGtaatcaattttcttcttgGGTGTCTTTTGCAGTACTCGTTTTGTTTAGATCTATGACTTACCgtttaaaatttacatattgCAGTCCAATCCGGCTCTATATGTGTTGAGAGAGAGGATAAGGAAAGGTTTGCAGCTATACTCGTCTGAGCCTACAGAGCCATATTTGTCATCTCAAAACTATGGTGAAATATTCAGCAATCAGATTATATGGTTTGTTGATGATACCAATGTTTATCGTGTCACGATTCACAAGACATTTGAAGGAAATTTAACGACAAAGCCAATCAATGGTGcgattttcattttcaatccAAGAACTGGGCAGTTGTTCCTGAAGGTATTTCTTCCTCTCCCGCACTTCACTTTAAGAACAGGCATATATGCATTGTTCTACAAAACTACTACTTCTGTTTCTCTAGTAACAGGCTACAGAATCTTAAGTaactgttttttcttgtccTTTAGGTTATCCATACAAGTGTTTGGGCTGGTCAGAAGCGTCTTGGCCAGCTAGCGAAATGGAAAACTGCAGAAGAGGTTGCTGCACTTGTGCGATCTCTCCCTGTTGAAGAACAGCCAAAGCAGATTATTGTCACACGGAAAGGAATGTTGGATCCCCTTGAGGTTCACTTGCTTGATTTCCCCAACATTGTTATTAAGGGAAGCGAGCTGCAGCTTCCGTTCCAGGCTTGCCTAAAGATAGAGAAATTTGGTGACCTGATTTTGAAGGCTACAGAACCGCAGATGGTcttgtttaatatatatgatgattggTTGAAGAGTATTTCTTCTTATACTGCCTTTTCAAGACTTATTTTGATCCTTCGTGCGCTTCACGTGAATAATGAGAAGGCTAAGATGTTGTTGAAGCCTGACAAGTCCGTTGTCACTGAGCCACATCACATCTGGCCCTCTCTCACTGATGATCAATGGATGAAGGTAACTCTTCTGCCACTTTCCAAGTACTTCTTCTTgctatattcttttatttgataGGATCCCTCTTTACATTCTATATCTGCTGTTTTTATTTACTAGTGAGTTATGTGATATATAgcttttactttcttctctttttttgaaaTAGTCCTTCCTTACTCACGATCATGTTAAATTCAGGTGGAGGTAGCACTTAGAGATCTTATTCTTTCTGACTAcgcaaagaaaaacaatgtgAATACCTCAGCTCTGACACAATCAGAGATCCGAGATATTATTCTTGGAGCTGAGATTACTCCACCCTCTCAACAGAGGCAACAGATAGCTGAGATTGAGAAACAGGTACTCGTAACTGTTACTTCTATGTTCTATCAGGTTTtctaacaaacacaaacattgTGAGAGTGGACTGTGACTATTATTCTTTGTTCACTGTAAATCTATATCCTATTTGCAGGCAAAGGAAGCCAGCCAGCTTACTGCAGTCACAACAAGAACTACAAATGTTCATGGTGATGAGCTCATTGTCACCACCACAAGCCCTTACGAGCAATCTGCATTCGGTTCCAAGACAGATTGGCGTGTACGTGCAATATCAGCCACTAATCTTTACCTTAGAGTCAATCACATATATGTGAACTCAGATGACATAAAGGTTAGAATCCAATTCACTTTGTCAATTAAGTAAAAGCCTTTCAGGTGTCGACCTTAAACACTGTCTGTTGTTGTCACAGGAAACCGGATACACCTACATCATGCCAAAGAACATTTTGAAGAAGTTCATATGCGTTGCGGATCTTCGTACTCAAATTGCTGGGTATTTATATGGTATTAGTCCCCCGGATAATCCCCAGGTGAAGGAGATCCGTTGTGTTGTGATGGTGCCACAGTGGGGAAATCATCAGCTAGTTCACCTGCCGTCATCTCTTCCTGAGCATGATTTCCTAAATGATCTTGAGCCCTTGGGATGGTTGCACACACAGCCTAACGAGCTGCCTCAGCTATCACCacaggtatatatatatatatatttatctttacctTCTGTTAACCTCATTGCTAACTGATCTTTTCTTTGATAGGATGTAACCTCTCATTCCCGTATTCTGGAGAACAACAAGCAATGGGATGGAGAAAAATGCATCATCCTGACCTGCAGTTTCACTCCGGGCTCCTGCTCTTTGACGTCATATAAGTTGACCCAAACCGGATATGAATGGGGGCGGCTTAACAAGGACAATGGCAGCAATCCTCACGGTTACCTTCCCACCCATTATGAAAAGGTTCAGATGCTGCTGAGTGACCGGTTCCTCGGGTTTTACATGGTAAGACAACAGAGTTTGCAATTGTGCTTTTGTCCTTGGATGATATAAACCATTGAAATCTGATTTTTGTAACTGATGTTATGATAGGTTCCTGAGAGTGGACCGTGGAACTATAGCTTCACTGGAGTGAAGCACACGTTGAGCATGAAATACAGTGTCAAACTCGGATCCCCAAAGGAGTTCTATCACGAGGAGCATCGACCCACTCATTTCCTGGAGTTCAGCAACATGGAGGAGGCTGACATTACAGAGGGAGATCGCGAGGACACATTTACTTGAGATATACTCAATTTTCTTACCGTGTGTGTGATTTAGCTTTATTTTGCAGTATAGACTTGTAAGATGTTGTACTGTCTTGTGCTTTACTGAGATAGATAGTAAGGTCCCTAAATCTTAAAAAGATGGTTTGCCACTATAATCAAAATCTTGAATGTGATGTAATCATACGTACGTGTATAACGGAATTTTGGTAACTAACGTCTTCGatgagagaaaataaaacgacaaatttaaactattttaagAGGTTTTTCCCATTTCGAATAAACGCCAAATGTACAAAACATGGAAGAACAAGCAATACAAGTCTCTTATCTCCGGAAAGATAAAACAGAGATCAAAGAACAGAGTATATAGACAGAAGGAACACGTTCGAgcttacaagttttttttgtagccATAAATGGTGGCGATATTCAATCCAACTAATGCAGAAAAGGCATCTAACTAACATTATTAAACTCGGGAAGTATTTACAGCAGTTTTATCATCCCTCCTCTAACTAGATATTagcataaaaatgaaattaggGAATACAAGAAAGAATGCAGAAAGATAGGAGAACCCCAAAGACTTGGAAGTGCTTGACACGTCCGTAGCTCCGTCCGGCAAAGCACCGTCTTCTTCTCTAGATAGGTGCTGGACCGTACCGGAAGGAGCTGGTCTCGACGTTTCTGCATCACACAATCTTACAGTTGAACCAGATTTTGAACCGAATGCATCATCCAAGTCACTGTCCCGGTTAACACACAAACCAGCATTGTTATACAGCCTCAGCTTTCTCCTCATCCTCCACACTGTGTCTCTCTCGAACGGTACTGGTCCTGTCAGACTGTTATCGTTGAGCCTCAGCTCGCTTAGATGCTTCACGTCCCGGAACTCCAAAGGAATCTCTCCGGTCAGATTATTGCCCTCTAGGTGAAGGACCCGAAGACTGTTTAACCGAGTCAATGATTTCGGTATCGAGCCCTGGATGTTCGTATTCGAGAGAACAAGAATCATCAAGTTCTTGAGCCCTTTGAACGCGTTTTCAGGAATCGTTGTTGAGAATTTTGTGTTGCCTTTGAGCATTAAAGCTTGAAGAGAGTTTAGGCCTTGGAGAGAAGACGGGAATGGACCTGATAACCGGTTATAGCTCAAATCCAAAAGCACTAATTGGTTGAGCCGGTTAATCGATTCTGGGATAGGACCAGTGACTCTGTTTCGGCTAAGATCGATTTTGATCAACGATCCACAGCTTGTGAGTGTGGGTGGAACCGGTCCGGTTAAAAGATTCTGGTTCAAATCCAGAACGCTCAGCGCCGGAAGAACAAAACCGGGAATGGAACCAGTCAACCGGTTACCACTCAAATCAAGCGATCTTAAACCGGAGAACCGGTTGAACGACAAGGGAATGGAGCCGTTGAGGTGATTTTTATGCAAATCAAGAACTTTCAAATTGGTGAGATTGCCCAATTCGTCAGGGATAGGTCCCAAAAAACCATTCTCCCTCAGAACCAGCGTTTGCAGACTCGAGCCGAGGCGTCCCAGAAACGCCGGTATGCGCTGTGGGGCGCGGCCTAAACATCGGTAGAAGAACAAGGCTTTGAGGTGTTTGAGCCTCGTGAGGGACTCAGAGACGTAAGAGCGTTGTGGATCACAAGTCGGAAACGCCGTGTCGTCTGAGAGCGCTCCGAACGACAGAGAGACCACGTGGTAGACGTTATCCTGGTCCGGCATACACTCGATCCCGTGCCATCTCCCTCGGCAAACGTCTGGAATCGCGGCAGCCCAGTCGTTGCCGGTCGCACGCATAATGTCGTAGACGGCGTCTTGCTCGTCAGGCTCCGTGCGAGCGCCGTCATTGGTCATCGTGAATCCAGTTTGTGGGCCGTCGATCAGAGCAGATGGGGCCGTCGAGTCGGAGGTGATCACAGTGAAAGATCTGACCAACGGAGAAACTATAGACAAGACAATGAATATTTGGCGGAAGAATTCATATCGTGCCATTTcttagttgttgttgttgtgtgaaTGCGGTTTAGGTTCGAAATTGTCAGtgtgtatatgtataattCTGAAGAAACAATTGGTGGGTCCATAAAAACGTTCGCAATGTCTTTATGACTTTCACGGGATAACTCGAGGAgcgaaataaataaaattcatgaTTCTCGATTTCTGCATTTATTGCTTTCACGAGATATTCCCTTCATTCGTCTTGTGTTGGGCCCTAGATCCGACCGCTTCGTGAACGGGACCCGACGTCTCCTTAtcgtttactttttttttatttgggctGAGCCCATTTTCCCATTTACGATATGTTGGGCTATTattcaatttgtattttgaacTGGGCactgtatttgtttttgtaacaaaCCGTAGATAGCAAttgataaaaagtttcatatgtttgattctgaaccttaaaatcattattttgttgtaaCACGAGAATCTGAATAAACGGACGCGTGGTCTGTGCATACGAAAAGCACATGCCCATGGAGCAACACATGTAATACGTGTCATCTTACTAGTAACATGACATATATGAATAATGAAGTAACTACGAAAGcatcaaaacaaagattagAAGTTCATAAGCCTCGTCCCATTTTCTTTGAGACTTTGACTATCACCCAAATACAAATCTTCATGCAGTCGTACAGCCGTCTGATGCAGTTCAAGGTCAAAGATCTGATGATCGACAAGCGGCGGCTGGTCGAAGTTCCTGATAATGCCACTCTAGGGGACGCCTTGAACACTATGGTAAACCACGGCtaaataattgttatttttttggttggagTCAACCGTTTTAAGTATCAAGAATTACTAACAAGACTATTCTTGGTATCAAACCGGTGGCAAACCGAGTTAGAGCTGTACCGGTGGCTGCCAAACCAGGCCAATGGCTGGGAGCCGGGGGATCAATGATAGTAGAGTTGGACAAACAGAGCGGAAGTGCAAGAAAACAGTACATAGGAATGGTGACCATGCTCGACGTTGTGGCTCACATCGCCGGCGATGACGGCGAGAGTGGGCTTGATAAGAAAATGGCTGCCCCTGTCTCTTCTATCATTGGTCATTGCCCTGAGGGTCTTAGCCTCTGGTCTCTCAATCCTAATACCAGGTTAATAGTATAGaagatttgtaaaattaaattgcTTTCAGTATAATTAATCCTTCCCTTTTATAATGTTAGATGTTGTACACTTTTCTCACATAGTAAGAATTCTTTTGCAACACCTAATATATATACCCATATTTCAGTCATTAATTGTTTatagtttcatattttttataattcaaaCTAAATGATAAATTAGAAATTATAATGCAAATTTTTCAtagaaaaatgcaaaacatttttctcttgTCAAAAATCTTAACATTATATATGAACGGATAGAGTACTAATCAAAGATGGTCATTGATGAAAGCAGCATCATGGATTGTATGGAGATGTTGAGTAAAGGAATCCACAGGGTATTGGTTCCATTGGACAGTAATACAGAAAATATAACAGGACCTGAGTTGGTAGAGTCAGCTTCTGCTTACGCAATGCTGAGTCAGATGGatctcatctctttcttcttcgacCAATCCTCTCAATTGCATGGTATCCTCTCCCACACCGTCACTGATCTCTCCGCTATTCACAACACTGTTTTAGCCCTCACTAGCCAGGTAAATTTCACAAGTCAAGAATTTTCATCTTTATTCATTAAATCCTAAGTTAAACGCTTGTAATGTTTAATACCAGGCTAGAGTGAAAGATGCAATACAATGCATGAGTATAGCAATGCTCAATGCGGTTCCTATCGTCGAAGCCTCTGGTGAGGGAGAGGATCATAAACAGCTCGTCGACGTAGGTGTCTTTACTTATACATGTATCTATCAGTATCTATTAAGATCAAATGTTGATTAATTTGGTGTTTGCTGGTGCAGGGGAAAAATCGGAGAGTGGTGGGGACATTCTCGGCTAGTGATCTGAAGGGATGTCATTTAGCCACATTGCGTTCGTGGTTGCCGCTAAATGCACTAGAGTTCGTCGAGAAAATCCCAAGAACTCTCTTGTTCACCGCTGCTACCTCAACACCAGGGAGGGAGCTCGTGACGTGTCACGTGACATCAACCTTGGCCCAGGTGATCCATATGGTCACCACGAAACGTGTACACAGAGTTTGGGTCGTGGACCAGAACGGTGGGCTACAAGGCCTTGTTTCTCTTACTGACATCATCGCTGTGGTCCGATCCGCTTTGCTTTCCGGAGCTCCGGATCTGTTTTAACTCGCAACTTTCAGTCTTCTCTCCAATTactcaaattttcttttatttgtttcttagagAAAATTTACACAATTTTGCGTTTTTCATCTCAATGACTCATCATATCGAATGTTAACATCACATTTACGTaacacataagaaaaatatagggaaatgatataaatagaaaaaatgtcAAAGCAAAGGAATGACGAATTTCTACCAAAAGAATATCTTATAAACACAAATAAACATGTTAACAAAATTGCACATGGAATAATCCcattaaggaaaaaatattgtacatggataataaaagaaaacaaagcaatcATAGAAATTATGAAATACTGAGAGGGTAGTGATTAATGAATAGGGTACTCGAGCACGGGGCGCAAAGAAGCATGACATACGAATGAGACAATTTCAGTTTTCGTATATAATAATTCCATAATCATAATTTAATCACTAGTTTTAATTGGTAACATAACCTTAAAAAAGCATCCACTCATTATGCGCTCCACTTTACTACTTACTCTGATAACATGAAAAAGTATATGTTTAATACTAGCTAGTTGTTTGTTCCGTTTCCAAGCAcgctctttcttcttttcagtcATTTTTAATCCGCatttacaataatatttaGCTATTTTCATATATCATTCTATACTAGCTCACAATAATTACATATGAGCACGCTTTTTTGtgttcaaatattataaatcttCGTTAGTTACCGCTgctttttataattatgtatACTTTCTGGTTCCAGGAGACTAATTAAGGAAGATTATTAGAGGCTTCTTATACGTGCcatatgattatttatttatgtactGTCATGGTTCATATATAGCGATGTGATACCAATATACCAATCACCAAAGTTATGAGAAAATCACGTAACCAGAGGTGTTGGTACATAcattttctgttaaaaataGTTAAGAGGACTTGTAATCTTTTGTGTTTAActattgataattttttactttattcgGTGAAACAATTTACGCATGTTTCTGTGTTGTGCTTGTGTTTCTTGTATTCTTCTTGTGTATAGCTTTCcttataagaaagaaaaagaagaagattaattGATTAGatcgagaaagagaaaggcCTTTTGAGATAGAAATGGAGAAAGGATGGATTGAATTTGAAGCATAGAGAATAGCGAACACTCACTGCAAAGTTAGTGGGAAAGTCGCGCGTCATACGAGGGAGCAACAAAGTGTGGGCTTTTCTTTTACAGTCTCAGAAACTAATGCATGCtcacatttaaaaaaaaaaaaaaaaaaaacaattcttgtGTTAAATCAAGAGTGGATTAATTATGAGATAATCTAATGTACATTACTGTTATATGATTATAACTTGACAGACCAAATAATCATCTTAATCAGACctgataaaagaaaagagattaatTTCAACAGtgagaaattaaagatagaAAGTACATATTATTGGTGTAAAAGTTGTTGATTTAATTTAAGGCAGATGTATTAAGttaaatatgtaaatgtaGAGGCTGCGGGAAGGGTGACCAGCTGGTCTGACAGGGTACGCCGGTTGTCGGGAGGAAGAACGCCGCTATTGGCAGAGTCACGCGGGGTAACCGGCTGGCGGCTGTAGCCGGTCACAGAGTGTATTAATATGGTCGTACAATACTTGTAGAGTGCTTTTTCCTGTGACGGTCCCGTTTATTCCCCACACCCTCCTCGATTCTTTCACTTAAAAGTGGGGGAAAAAGGTAACCTGACTCTTAGAAAATTTGAATACAATTGTGGGTCACCTCATCTCATGTAGTCATGTCTATACAATTATAAATACCTCTCAACAAACCCAAAATCGAATTATAAGCCTTCTCTAGCTAGAATTTGAAGCAAGACCTGTTCACattagtaaaaacaaatatatagaaagagGAAAGATTGAAGCGGAAAACGGGACAAGACGGGTGTGCCGTTGTGGATGTTGGGGTTGGGTGTGGACCGGCTTCAAGCCGACATCAACCGGCTCCTAGCCTCTCTTTTCCACCAGGGAGTGCTGGACGAGCAGTTCTTGCAGCTTCAGCAGCTTCAAGATGAGACTTCACCAAACTTTGTGTATGATGTCATTAATATCTACTTTGATGAATCCGAGAAGTTACTCCGCAACCTTAGATTATTGTTGTgagtttcttcctttgttaATGTGTTCCATAGTTGTATGTTGTTTGGTTCCAAAATgtatacgtatatatatgttatgaatGATGACgaatgtaaataaataaatgaacaGGATGGATAGAGAATTCTCGGACTATAAGAAAATAGGATTACACCTGAATCAGCTGGTGGGAAGCAGTTCAAGCATTGGTGCTCGTAGGGTTCGTAACGTCTGCGTTGCCTTTCGTTCTGCTTCCGAGCTTAGCAACCGCCCAGGGTACAAATTAAAcgagctatatatatatatatatatatatatatatatatacttctttgtattaatatatagGTCAATATTTAAGTCAATATAATGCTTCATAAATGTGACGATGCTTCAGGTGCTTGAGAGGACTGGAGGTAGTAGAGCATGAGTATCATTACCTCAAGAACATGATGCATGAACTCTTCCAGGTACttacttgttttgttaatatattacTCACATTCACACAAACAGAAGGCAAAAACGTGAGCtaaatatacacatatatattgataGTAATATATGTTAACAATTATGTgggatttaatattttgagtGGTTGCAGCTGGAGCAGCAGAGAATATTAGCTGCAGGAGTCAGATATCCAAtgtaaaattagaattttgtcATAAAAATCAGAGAAAACCTAATTAGTGTGTGATGATAGTGTGTTATAAGCTACCGAAGCGAAACCCTTTAGTTTCTTCTAatgatgttttgttgttaatcTCTCCATAAATTCGAGATACATTACCTTTTGTATTTTCAAGTGAGATTTACCCATGTCAAAAGTATCTTTACATGAACATAAAACATTTAGTacccaaaaaaacagaaaaaagaaactggGCTATAAAATGACCGACAGAAACGGAAGAAAGTAGGCCCAATGTACGGCCCGTTCATCtcaaataaatgatttagttttgtttttgtttttttcattttagcAAAGATAACGATTTCTGAGCAAAAAGAATTGGAAAATGATAGAATATAAAGCCGAAAAAATATTCTgtgtttattttcaaaatcttaGAATCATAAATGTGTCTCGAATGTAACCATTAACTGATTTTCTGGAttgtcccaaaaaaaaaaaaactgattttctGGATAAAATTAGTAAAGAGAAGGGGACAGGTGGGTGTTGCTTACTCTAGTAGTCAGTCATGAGGAAAGTAATCTGAAAAAAACGAGTAAGGAATAGACACGTGTGGCTTCATCCCTAAGTATCCGTTTTTACTTAACTAATCAATGCACGACTTCCacgtctctcttttttttactagtATAAAACTCATTAAATGTGAGCGATACTTTGCTCGATCGAACAAGTCGTATCTATATAATcgagaaagaggaaaagatCTTTTAAACCCCAAAATAATCAATCAAGCAAATAAGCAATCAATCGGAGGAAGCAATGAATAATCTCCCAGAAGATTGCATCGCCAAGATCCTTTCCTTGACAACTCCTCTCGACGTTTGCCGTTTATCGGCGGTCTCCAGTATCTTCAGATCCGCCGCCGGCTCCGACGATGTCTGGAATCATTTCTTACCGGCTGATTTCCCCGCCGGCTTTGCGGCACCTGCTGGTCTTCCCACCAGGAagcaactcttcttctccctcgTCGATAACCCTCTTCTTATCAACGGCACTCTTTTGGTAAttaaccaaccttcttcttttaatcCTTTTTACATTCATCATCACATCTGTTTATCGGTTCCgttttctagttttgtttttatacaGCCAAACGTTGTTACTCTTTAAGTCTAGAAATTACACTAGTAGTGTCCATTGTTGTCCGATCCTGTTCTTGGATTCACGAAAATGTGCAAAAGCTCTGTTGTGTGTgtcaaattgtttttcataATCTTAATTAGATTCTGCCAAATTCAAATTCTGTTCCGGCAAATCTACCACCTCTGTAACTTGTAGTCAAAGACCTGAAACCTTTGTAATCACTcttattttagggttttatgtGGGTTTAGACTTTATCACTTTTGAGATGTCTTCAAGATAATTGGAAtgttttatctttctcttctttttattgcTGTGATCATATAGTCTGACTGAATTGTATAAACAGAGCTTTTCGCTGGAGAGAAAGAGTGGCAACAAGTGCTA
This sequence is a window from Arabidopsis thaliana chromosome 1 sequence. Protein-coding genes within it:
- the TMM gene encoding Leucine-rich repeat (LRR) family protein (TOO MANY MOUTHS (TMM); CONTAINS InterPro DOMAIN/s: Leucine-rich repeat (InterPro:IPR001611); BEST Arabidopsis thaliana protein match is: receptor like protein 29 (TAIR:AT2G42800.1); Has 88991 Blast hits to 28047 proteins in 1079 species: Archae - 16; Bacteria - 3330; Metazoa - 23111; Fungi - 805; Plants - 56845; Viruses - 0; Other Eukaryotes - 4884 (source: NCBI BLink).), translating into MARYEFFRQIFIVLSIVSPLVRSFTVITSDSTAPSALIDGPQTGFTMTNDGARTEPDEQDAVYDIMRATGNDWAAAIPDVCRGRWHGIECMPDQDNVYHVVSLSFGALSDDTAFPTCDPQRSYVSESLTRLKHLKALFFYRCLGRAPQRIPAFLGRLGSSLQTLVLRENGFLGPIPDELGNLTNLKVLDLHKNHLNGSIPLSFNRFSGLRSLDLSGNRLTGSIPGFVLPALSVLDLNQNLLTGPVPPTLTSCGSLIKIDLSRNRVTGPIPESINRLNQLVLLDLSYNRLSGPFPSSLQGLNSLQALMLKGNTKFSTTIPENAFKGLKNLMILVLSNTNIQGSIPKSLTRLNSLRVLHLEGNNLTGEIPLEFRDVKHLSELRLNDNSLTGPVPFERDTVWRMRRKLRLYNNAGLCVNRDSDLDDAFGSKSGSTVRLCDAETSRPAPSGTVQHLSREEDGALPDGATDVSSTSKSLGFSYLSAFFLVFPNFIFMLISS
- the CBSX4 gene encoding Cystathionine beta-synthase (CBS) family protein (Cystathionine beta-synthase (CBS) family protein; CONTAINS InterPro DOMAIN/s: Cystathionine beta-synthase, core (InterPro:IPR000644); BEST Arabidopsis thaliana protein match is: Cystathionine beta-synthase (CBS) protein (TAIR:AT1G15330.1); Has 517 Blast hits to 517 proteins in 144 species: Archae - 0; Bacteria - 47; Metazoa - 83; Fungi - 146; Plants - 195; Viruses - 0; Other Eukaryotes - 46 (source: NCBI BLink).); translation: MQSYSRLMQFKVKDLMIDKRRLVEVPDNATLGDALNTMVANRVRAVPVAAKPGQWLGAGGSMIVELDKQSGSARKQYIGMVTMLDVVAHIAGDDGESGLDKKMAAPVSSIIGHCPEGLSLWSLNPNTSIMDCMEMLSKGIHRVLVPLDSNTENITGPELVESASAYAMLSQMDLISFFFDQSSQLHGILSHTVTDLSAIHNTVLALTSQARVKDAIQCMSIAMLNAVPIVEASGEGEDHKQLVDGKNRRVVGTFSASDLKGCHLATLRSWLPLNALEFVEKIPRTLLFTAATSTPGRELVTCHVTSTLAQVIHMVTTKRVHRVWVVDQNGGLQGLVSLTDIIAVVRSALLSGAPDLF
- the CBSX4 gene encoding Cystathionine beta-synthase (CBS) family protein encodes the protein MIVELDKQSGSARKQYIGMVTMLDVVAHIAGDDGESGLDKKMAAPVSSIIGHCPEGLSLWSLNPNTSIMDCMEMLSKGIHRVLVPLDSNTENITGPELVESASAYAMLSQMDLISFFFDQSSQLHGILSHTVTDLSAIHNTVLALTSQARVKDAIQCMSIAMLNAVPIVEASGEGEDHKQLVDGKNRRVVGTFSASDLKGCHLATLRSWLPLNALEFVEKIPRTLLFTAATSTPGRELVTCHVTSTLAQVIHMVTTKRVHRVWVVDQNGGLQGLVSLTDIIAVVRSALLSGAPDLF
- the HP6 gene encoding histidine phosphotransfer protein 6 gives rise to the protein MLGLGVDRLQADINRLLASLFHQGVLDEQFLQLQQLQDETSPNFVYDVINIYFDESEKLLRNLRLLLMDREFSDYKKIGLHLNQLVGSSSSIGARRVRNVCVAFRSASELSNRPGCLRGLEVVEHEYHYLKNMMHELFQVLTCFVNILLTFTQTEGKNVS
- the HP6 gene encoding histidine phosphotransfer protein 6 (histidine phosphotransfer protein 6 (HP6); CONTAINS InterPro DOMAIN/s: Signal transduction histidine kinase, phosphotransfer (Hpt) domain (InterPro:IPR008207); BEST Arabidopsis thaliana protein match is: histidine-containing phosphotransfer factor 5 (TAIR:AT1G03430.1); Has 30201 Blast hits to 17322 proteins in 780 species: Archae - 12; Bacteria - 1396; Metazoa - 17338; Fungi - 3422; Plants - 5037; Viruses - 0; Other Eukaryotes - 2996 (source: NCBI BLink).), coding for MLGLGVDRLQADINRLLASLFHQGVLDEQFLQLQQLQDETSPNFVMDREFSDYKKIGLHLNQLVGSSSSIGARRVRNVCVAFRSASELSNRPGCLRGLEVVEHEYHYLKNMMHELFQLEQQRILAAGVRYPM
- the HP6 gene encoding histidine phosphotransfer protein 6 (histidine phosphotransfer protein 6 (HP6); CONTAINS InterPro DOMAIN/s: Signal transduction histidine kinase, phosphotransfer (Hpt) domain (InterPro:IPR008207); BEST Arabidopsis thaliana protein match is: histidine-containing phosphotransfer factor 5 (TAIR:AT1G03430.1); Has 30201 Blast hits to 17322 proteins in 780 species: Archae - 12; Bacteria - 1396; Metazoa - 17338; Fungi - 3422; Plants - 5037; Viruses - 0; Other Eukaryotes - 2996 (source: NCBI BLink).), which codes for MLGLGVDRLQADINRLLASLFHQGVLDEQFLQLQQLQDETSPNFVYDVINIYFDESEKLLRNLRLLLMDREFSDYKKIGLHLNQLVGSSSSIGARRVRNVCVAFRSASELSNRPGCLRGLEVVEHEYHYLKNMMHELFQLEQQRILAAGVRYPM